The following coding sequences are from one Nicotiana tomentosiformis chromosome 3, ASM39032v3, whole genome shotgun sequence window:
- the LOC104115551 gene encoding uncharacterized protein: protein MRFNMKPLKTGNEVGSPMKSTSKYTFIAPGAIGAIAKGRGRGLRSMCSSGMLEISRNHPSIRGVFMLVKVFQEFIATQDQILHCLLIKKCEGRLKSPRLLRKSICKLMFHFLHLLIKLYNPPKQSNQVP, encoded by the exons ATGAG GTTTAATATGAAACCACTAAAGACTGGAAATGAGGTGGGATCCCCTATGAAGTCTACTAGCAAATATACATTCATTGCACCTGGTGCTATAG GTGCTATAGCAAAGGGACGAGGGCGGGGGCTTAGATCTATGTGCTCTTCGGGAATGTTAGAAATAAGCCGGAATCATCCTTCCATAAGAGGAGTCTTCATGCTAGTCAAAGTGTTCCAAGAATTTATAGCAACTCAAGATCAGATTCTACATTGTCTGCTGATCAAGAAATGCGAAGGACGATTAAAATCCCCTCGGTTATTGAGAAAGAGCATATGCAAATTGATGTTTCATTTTCTCCATCTACTGATAAAGCTATACAATCCCCCCAAACAGTCGAACCAA GTGCCATAG